One region of Sulfurisphaera ohwakuensis genomic DNA includes:
- a CDS encoding conjugative plasmid protein (pARN3) — protein sequence MRVFDLAKGDIVILNPLQTRYQMFSQRVFIPLYAAANDGIYRMNRGKRLLGFGKVVIASVGIILLSLLVIIGVFSIYFLIISGISLFTLIPTSIGLLIMTGGIYGIIRLIKFAKSVRINYVEGELIIPWSQVKNIVVVNVRQENVANRPSLIADIVNPVYKEIGDWHILRVDGGEIIVPNVDDPFNKLNYVKMKFNLTF from the coding sequence ATGAGAGTATTTGATTTAGCTAAGGGGGATATCGTAATTTTAAATCCCCTTCAGACTCGCTACCAGATGTTTTCTCAAAGGGTATTTATCCCTTTATATGCTGCAGCAAATGACGGGATATATAGAATGAACAGAGGTAAGAGACTTTTGGGCTTTGGGAAAGTGGTCATAGCTTCCGTTGGAATAATTTTACTCTCACTACTGGTTATCATTGGTGTATTTTCAATTTACTTTTTAATTATTTCCGGTATTTCGCTTTTTACTTTAATACCCACAAGTATAGGACTTCTAATTATGACTGGAGGAATTTACGGTATAATAAGACTAATCAAGTTTGCTAAGAGTGTAAGGATAAATTATGTTGAAGGAGAGCTTATAATACCCTGGTCTCAGGTGAAAAATATAGTTGTAGTTAACGTCAGACAGGAAAACGTAGCAAACAGGCCAAGCTTAATTGCGGATATTGTTAACCCAGTGTATAAGGAAATAGGTGATTGGCATATTTTGAGGGTTGATGGAGGTGAGATTATAGTACCTAACGTTGATGATCCTTTTAATAAGCTCAATTACGTAAAAATGAAGTTCAACTTAACCTTTTAA
- a CDS encoding YncE family protein — protein sequence MSGKKALFLLVAMLLAESLQAFSLTINLYTGPSIGYLVSAAVNPSNGYIYAVDSQHNDVVIFDPYNYSFIGTINVGVEPIYITYANGFFYVVNNKSGTISVINPQTNTLVKTIYVGGSPQSVVVDPKNGYLYVVDNGIEIFTQSGQEVATLLKGFIITSIVFDPYTGLVYVAGNNPFMIPNNIVSQINGTTILRNVSMFIYAPSQLVVGNNEIYGISITSLNVFNPYNISNYTTHSLSLVLSFPCAVVYALGNIYAFSEGYEAVYAINVSNGQVSTLTPSVIYVGFSLSFSLPGQISDIVYDPKTNMLYVTGTPPNPIYVINPITGAYLAIGSQIQAQYAVYDNVSGDLYVANYQADSIYVLNDGKVIGIIPSINSPSLITYNTYNGVLYITNGGELVAENPYNGSILWKASAGKDAVALLYDPVDNLIYIADNSSNLVLAISPSNGSVISAIQVGNNPVALTYDPQNGLVYVANYNNESLSVINGTELITTIEVPFKPTAVAYGDGILLVGGEKVVSKPYSYPVVLNYYLAGIEGGKTQFTIELNGTPEFIAYYKGYAIITTSGLFNLVKLLVVNPSNGQIVSEKSVNVSFPTSVTIDPNEGLIYITEEYPYNQIYAISFNNLISTPPILSTTTTTSSTTTFTYTSTSISSKTTTQIYSSTESAVSSSSSGSSSFLIIITIVVMIVVIASVIIALRRR from the coding sequence ATGAGTGGAAAGAAGGCTTTATTCCTATTGGTAGCTATGTTACTAGCTGAATCTCTCCAAGCATTTTCATTAACAATAAATCTTTACACTGGTCCGTCTATAGGGTATCTCGTATCGGCTGCTGTTAACCCCAGTAACGGTTATATATATGCTGTTGACTCACAACATAACGATGTGGTCATCTTCGATCCCTACAATTACTCATTTATTGGTACTATTAATGTAGGTGTTGAGCCAATATACATTACTTATGCCAACGGATTCTTTTATGTAGTTAATAATAAATCGGGGACTATAAGTGTCATAAATCCACAGACAAACACGTTAGTAAAGACTATCTATGTTGGAGGGTCTCCACAAAGTGTTGTTGTTGATCCCAAGAACGGATACTTGTATGTAGTCGATAATGGCATAGAAATCTTTACCCAAAGTGGACAAGAAGTAGCTACACTTCTCAAAGGTTTCATTATTACCTCAATTGTATTTGACCCCTATACTGGCTTAGTATATGTTGCAGGAAATAACCCGTTTATGATACCAAACAATATCGTTTCCCAAATTAACGGTACGACGATACTACGTAACGTTTCAATGTTTATTTATGCACCATCACAGCTTGTTGTTGGAAATAATGAGATTTATGGTATAAGTATTACATCACTTAATGTATTTAATCCTTATAATATTTCAAATTACACTACGCATAGCCTGAGTCTAGTATTAAGTTTTCCTTGTGCTGTCGTATATGCTTTAGGTAATATTTATGCATTTTCAGAGGGTTATGAGGCAGTATATGCAATAAACGTATCTAATGGACAAGTCTCAACCCTAACGCCATCTGTTATATATGTAGGTTTTTCGCTAAGTTTTTCATTGCCTGGACAAATATCTGATATAGTTTATGATCCTAAAACTAACATGCTTTATGTTACTGGAACTCCTCCTAATCCAATCTATGTGATTAACCCTATAACTGGTGCCTATCTAGCTATAGGATCGCAAATACAAGCTCAATATGCTGTGTATGATAATGTATCTGGAGACCTATATGTTGCAAACTATCAAGCTGATTCAATATATGTTTTGAATGATGGTAAGGTGATAGGTATAATTCCTAGCATAAATAGTCCTTCATTAATTACCTATAACACGTATAATGGAGTACTTTATATTACTAATGGAGGAGAGTTAGTGGCAGAAAACCCATATAATGGTAGTATACTTTGGAAAGCGAGTGCTGGGAAAGATGCAGTTGCGCTACTTTACGACCCGGTAGATAACTTGATATATATAGCAGATAATTCTTCTAATCTTGTCTTAGCCATAAGCCCTTCAAATGGGTCTGTGATCTCAGCAATACAAGTGGGGAATAATCCGGTAGCTTTAACTTATGATCCTCAGAATGGACTAGTTTACGTTGCAAATTATAACAATGAGTCTTTGTCAGTTATAAACGGGACTGAGTTAATAACAACAATAGAGGTACCATTTAAGCCTACAGCAGTAGCTTATGGTGATGGAATACTTTTAGTTGGTGGAGAAAAAGTAGTCAGTAAACCCTATTCTTACCCAGTCGTATTAAATTACTACTTAGCTGGTATTGAAGGCGGAAAAACTCAATTTACTATAGAATTAAATGGTACTCCAGAGTTCATTGCTTATTATAAGGGATATGCGATCATAACTACTAGTGGGCTTTTCAATCTTGTAAAACTACTCGTAGTTAATCCCTCTAATGGACAAATAGTTAGCGAAAAGAGCGTAAACGTGAGTTTTCCAACATCAGTAACTATAGATCCCAATGAAGGTTTGATATATATTACTGAAGAATATCCTTATAATCAGATATATGCCATATCTTTTAACAATCTCATTTCAACTCCACCAATTTTATCAACCACTACTACAACGAGTTCGACTACAACATTTACATATACTAGCACGTCTATAAGTAGTAAGACTACAACTCAAATCTATTCTTCGACTGAGTCAGCAGTATCATCAAGTAGTTCAGGGAGTTCGTCATTCCTAATCATTATAACTATAGTAGTAATGATAGTAGTTATTGCGAGTGTAATAATAGCCCTTAGAAGAAGATGA
- a CDS encoding zinc-ribbon domain-containing protein: MIKCPRCGYDNPDHALYCARCGYPLTTQPPYYQQPNKRSLRKIIIPVIAIVVVVIAVIAALPFVLHSGPSSAELITPSKAASVVGGPWSVDSTNTYSFTISNDVVTEKLLNGSTETISLNSFYSTMGGEPLPGVTSGYVEYLNGNVSGEQGQIMAMYIVFSSSTNAKNFFSQSEATLQISSSNFNKISNNEFVAYTPGGLFGEEYDSIILVLNGNSVKIVSVTAPNPLGTSQLESLVNSF, translated from the coding sequence ATGATAAAGTGTCCAAGATGTGGATACGATAACCCAGATCATGCCTTATACTGTGCAAGATGCGGTTATCCACTTACAACACAACCGCCATATTATCAACAACCTAATAAACGATCCCTCAGAAAGATCATTATCCCAGTTATTGCAATAGTAGTAGTAGTGATAGCAGTCATTGCGGCATTACCATTTGTACTTCATTCTGGTCCCTCTTCAGCAGAACTAATTACACCATCAAAGGCAGCATCAGTAGTTGGAGGCCCTTGGAGTGTAGATTCAACCAACACTTATTCATTCACTATAAGTAACGATGTAGTTACTGAAAAATTATTAAATGGCTCCACAGAAACAATCTCCCTCAACTCATTTTATAGTACAATGGGAGGAGAACCATTACCTGGTGTAACTTCAGGCTACGTTGAATATTTAAATGGGAATGTTAGTGGAGAACAAGGACAAATTATGGCTATGTATATAGTTTTTTCCTCATCAACTAATGCTAAAAACTTCTTCTCCCAATCTGAAGCAACTTTACAGATATCTTCTAGTAATTTTAATAAAATCTCAAATAATGAATTCGTAGCCTATACTCCAGGGGGATTATTCGGCGAAGAATACGATTCAATAATACTTGTACTCAACGGTAATAGTGTAAAAATAGTCTCAGTCACAGCACCAAATCCTCTAGGAACTTCACAACTTGAAAGCTTAGTAAATAGCTTCTGA
- a CDS encoding thermopsin, with amino-acid sequence MKKPLLILALILLSLPLLQPKAYISPLNFILPPNYYEEIPVNTNGGLYVYLYANSTVYFAIEGTNYSDVASSFYSYFPLPPGSYYIIVSNNVSNSVVDVQIYYGSGRPAPTGIADYGIELKGGTVKPYVEEFNGVIGVAQIYSISAVNGTDYGASLQLNTVLQVNTVQGTQQYWLQNVIQFITNESIYRYVDNIWNYTSSPSELNSSLIQGEGYVYNVGLLSPSSYYAYATQGFNMTYPFYAVLFISVQTIPQGVLVHFGYLNDSMTIWYDNVTIKISNVESAYLLVDGYNVTGSGNAYDTELVFGGISNGEITYYNSLNAMLYLAYVNSTNVFTPKALLPFGLDTAEASDNLFTTSYQGAYKVKVGNGEETYIPTISTPFKAQIINGSKEIDLGQRDYITVNVTGGQPPYFINIGNKSFIDFYVGNYTISYEPSLGNQSLQINVYDLKGEKNTLYYNLTVNPDPVVGVKISNVTDLGIPIVAIANSSLGTKPYHFAWYVNGNLVSKENVLKFNFSSVGAYNVTFVFTDSAGYEIEKEFKITVNPDPVVNASLSANKTDVGVPVNLSLNYSLGTQPYKTYVYLNGSLINEKLINFSKTGLYNLTVVVIDSAGYKVIRTFYVTVIKDPQLSVNVATTGNFFIENSGVTLSGITSGGIPPYTYYVYLNGKLVYTKNSLSGYSLSLNIGNNNVTVVVKDSLGVVSEQSYLLKTSYNLTDIAVVAILIIVAIVAIVVIVKRK; translated from the coding sequence ATGAAAAAGCCTTTACTTATCTTGGCCCTGATCCTACTCTCTCTACCCCTACTCCAACCTAAGGCATATATATCTCCGTTAAACTTCATCCTACCGCCAAATTATTACGAAGAAATCCCAGTTAACACCAATGGTGGTCTTTACGTCTATCTTTACGCTAACTCTACTGTCTATTTCGCAATAGAAGGGACTAATTATAGTGATGTTGCCTCATCCTTTTACTCCTACTTCCCTTTACCTCCGGGATCTTATTACATAATCGTGAGCAACAATGTGAGCAATAGCGTAGTTGACGTTCAGATTTATTACGGCTCTGGTAGACCTGCACCTACTGGAATAGCAGATTACGGCATTGAGTTAAAAGGCGGAACCGTTAAACCTTACGTGGAGGAGTTTAATGGAGTAATCGGCGTGGCACAAATTTACTCCATTTCTGCAGTGAACGGTACTGATTACGGTGCTAGCTTACAGTTGAACACTGTACTTCAAGTAAACACTGTACAAGGTACCCAGCAATACTGGTTACAGAACGTAATACAGTTCATTACTAATGAGAGTATATACCGCTATGTAGATAACATTTGGAACTACACTTCCTCTCCCAGCGAGCTGAACTCCAGTCTTATACAAGGAGAGGGTTACGTATACAATGTGGGTCTACTCTCCCCTAGTTCCTATTATGCCTACGCTACACAAGGCTTTAATATGACTTATCCCTTTTACGCTGTCCTTTTCATATCCGTACAGACTATACCGCAAGGCGTTTTAGTCCACTTCGGTTATTTAAACGATAGTATGACAATTTGGTACGATAACGTTACCATAAAAATTTCCAATGTTGAATCAGCTTACCTCTTAGTTGACGGCTATAATGTAACTGGTAGTGGTAACGCTTACGATACCGAACTCGTTTTCGGAGGAATAAGTAACGGTGAAATAACTTACTATAACTCCCTCAACGCTATGCTCTACTTAGCCTACGTTAACTCTACCAACGTCTTTACGCCTAAAGCCCTTTTACCATTCGGTTTAGATACTGCAGAGGCTTCTGATAACTTATTCACGACTTCTTATCAAGGGGCTTATAAAGTGAAAGTTGGTAACGGTGAAGAGACTTATATACCCACTATTTCAACCCCCTTTAAAGCGCAAATAATTAACGGAAGTAAAGAAATAGATTTAGGGCAGAGGGATTACATTACCGTTAATGTAACAGGCGGCCAACCTCCATATTTCATAAATATAGGTAATAAGAGTTTTATTGATTTCTACGTCGGGAATTACACAATAAGCTATGAACCGAGTCTAGGTAATCAATCCCTCCAAATTAACGTTTACGACTTAAAGGGCGAGAAGAACACTCTTTACTATAACCTTACTGTTAACCCAGATCCTGTTGTTGGAGTTAAAATAAGTAACGTCACTGACCTGGGAATACCTATAGTGGCAATAGCAAACTCGAGTTTGGGTACTAAACCTTACCACTTTGCATGGTACGTTAATGGTAATTTAGTGAGCAAAGAGAACGTTTTAAAATTCAATTTCAGTTCAGTTGGGGCTTATAACGTGACTTTTGTGTTTACTGACTCAGCAGGATATGAGATAGAAAAAGAGTTCAAGATTACGGTTAATCCAGATCCAGTAGTTAACGCGAGCTTAAGTGCCAATAAGACCGACGTAGGAGTTCCGGTGAATTTGAGCTTAAATTACAGCCTCGGTACACAGCCTTACAAGACTTACGTTTACTTAAACGGTAGTCTAATAAATGAAAAATTGATAAACTTCAGTAAAACTGGTCTTTATAACCTTACTGTAGTAGTAATAGACTCAGCAGGATATAAAGTGATTCGCACATTCTACGTGACTGTTATTAAAGACCCTCAGTTATCTGTAAACGTTGCGACTACGGGTAATTTCTTCATAGAGAACAGCGGTGTAACGCTCAGCGGAATTACTTCAGGCGGAATCCCTCCTTACACTTATTATGTTTACTTAAACGGTAAATTAGTATACACAAAGAATTCGCTGAGTGGCTATAGCTTATCATTAAACATAGGAAATAATAATGTGACCGTAGTAGTCAAGGACTCTTTGGGAGTAGTTTCAGAACAATCGTATCTGTTAAAGACGTCTTATAACTTAACAGACATAGCTGTAGTGGCAATATTGATTATCGTGGCCATTGTAGCAATAGTAGTGATAGTAAAGAGGAAATAA
- a CDS encoding RNA-guided endonuclease InsQ/TnpB family protein has translation MPNVGFRFRAYVDDQTIRALKAQLRLACEMYNTLRWADIYFYQRDGKGLTQTELRQLALDLRKQDKEYQQLYSQVVQQIADRYYDARDRFFKGLAHFPKEKKPHKYYSLVYPQSGWKILESREIRTKSRKNKKKLVLLRLSNLGVFKVIVHRDFPLDKVKRVVVKLTRSERVYVSFMVEGVGFSQLPKTGKVVAIDVGIEKLLTTSDGFYFPNLRPYEKALEKIRKLHKVLSRKEFLSKNWFKAKVKLARGYEHFKNLRQDLYMKLGKWFAQHYDVVVMEDIDVKQLVEESERKLRMRLHDVAFHELKRILEYQLEKYGKKLLLINPAYTSKMCAKCGYVKRELTLTDRVFSCPKCGWVTDRDYNACLNILKRSGWEPSLVPVELHPLPVAKSYGQGGAMKQEAPPFRAG, from the coding sequence ATGCCCAACGTAGGGTTCCGCTTTCGTGCATATGTTGACGATCAAACAATTAGGGCGTTAAAAGCCCAGTTGAGGTTAGCATGTGAGATGTACAACACCCTACGCTGGGCAGATATCTATTTCTACCAAAGGGACGGAAAGGGTCTTACACAAACGGAGTTAAGACAGCTCGCTCTAGATCTAAGAAAGCAAGATAAGGAGTACCAACAACTCTACTCACAAGTAGTACAGCAAATTGCCGATCGTTATTACGATGCTAGGGATAGGTTCTTCAAAGGTCTAGCACACTTTCCTAAGGAGAAGAAACCCCATAAGTACTACTCTCTTGTTTACCCACAAAGTGGATGGAAAATACTTGAGAGCAGGGAAATAAGGACTAAGAGTAGGAAGAATAAGAAGAAGCTGGTGTTATTGAGGTTATCAAATCTCGGCGTGTTTAAGGTCATTGTTCATAGGGACTTCCCGCTTGACAAAGTAAAGAGGGTGGTAGTTAAACTAACACGTTCAGAGAGAGTATATGTCTCCTTCATGGTTGAAGGTGTTGGATTCTCTCAACTCCCAAAGACTGGTAAGGTAGTTGCAATAGATGTTGGGATAGAGAAACTCTTAACCACGAGTGATGGGTTCTATTTCCCTAACTTGAGACCTTATGAGAAGGCACTTGAGAAGATAAGGAAACTCCACAAGGTTCTCTCGAGGAAAGAGTTCTTGTCGAAAAATTGGTTTAAAGCAAAAGTGAAGTTAGCTAGGGGTTATGAACACTTCAAGAACTTGAGACAAGACCTCTATATGAAGTTGGGTAAGTGGTTCGCACAACATTATGACGTTGTAGTAATGGAGGATATAGATGTTAAACAACTGGTGGAGGAGTCAGAAAGGAAGTTGAGGATGAGGTTGCACGATGTTGCATTCCATGAGTTGAAGAGAATACTAGAATATCAGTTGGAAAAATATGGAAAGAAACTGTTGTTAATAAATCCAGCATATACTTCAAAGATGTGTGCCAAGTGCGGGTACGTAAAGAGAGAGTTAACTTTGACTGACCGTGTGTTCAGCTGTCCTAAGTGTGGTTGGGTTACTGATCGTGACTATAACGCTTGCTTAAACATATTGAAGAGATCGGGGTGGGAGCCATCCTTAGTGCCTGTGGAGCTCCACCCTCTACCCGTAGCGAAAAGCTACGGGCAAGGTGGGGCTATGAAGCAGGAAGCTCCGCCCTTCAGGGCGGGGTAG
- a CDS encoding IS110 family transposase, with protein sequence MEAPVAGIDVSKDKLVVYFQGKYYEFPNDRQGYEEIIKILPKGCKVGIESTGIYHINLAKYLMGEYDVRIINPFILKKFKDFRGKKSDKNDAKKLAELVVSMGSEFTTSDARELTSQWDFVTRSIARVKNRLRRDLTLLGYKDSLSKKNLEEVLRGGDSIVLVEVRFLLEELERLEVRKREIEEKLEDLVPKDSLIFTIPGIGKTLGCIILARVGDIRRFSDKKRFVAYCGLDPVIESSGKSVVSKGISKRGDAVLRRAFYLAALTAIRVNPVIKRFYEEHKGKLKGKKLIIACARKLAVITWAVLYYNKPFDASE encoded by the coding sequence ATGGAGGCCCCAGTCGCAGGAATAGACGTATCAAAAGATAAATTAGTAGTATATTTCCAAGGCAAATACTACGAGTTTCCTAATGATAGGCAAGGTTATGAGGAGATAATTAAGATCTTGCCTAAGGGTTGTAAAGTGGGTATTGAAAGTACTGGAATTTACCACATTAACCTAGCAAAGTACTTGATGGGAGAGTATGACGTTAGGATTATTAATCCCTTCATACTCAAGAAGTTCAAGGATTTTAGGGGTAAGAAGAGTGATAAGAATGATGCTAAAAAGCTTGCTGAACTAGTTGTAAGTATGGGTAGTGAGTTTACAACAAGTGATGCTAGGGAGTTAACTAGCCAATGGGATTTTGTTACTAGGAGTATTGCTAGGGTTAAGAATAGGTTGAGGAGGGATTTGACACTTTTGGGCTATAAGGATAGTTTGTCCAAGAAGAACTTAGAGGAGGTTTTGAGGGGTGGGGATAGTATTGTCTTGGTTGAGGTTAGGTTTCTTTTGGAGGAGTTGGAGAGACTTGAGGTTAGGAAGAGGGAGATTGAGGAGAAACTTGAGGATCTTGTTCCCAAGGATAGTTTGATTTTCACCATTCCTGGTATTGGTAAAACCTTGGGTTGTATAATTTTGGCTAGGGTTGGTGATATTAGGCGCTTTAGTGATAAGAAGAGGTTTGTTGCTTATTGCGGTCTTGACCCAGTTATTGAGTCTAGTGGTAAGAGTGTTGTTTCTAAGGGTATTTCTAAGAGGGGTGATGCTGTTTTGAGGAGAGCTTTCTATCTTGCAGCTTTAACTGCTATTAGGGTTAATCCTGTTATCAAGCGTTTTTATGAAGAGCATAAGGGAAAGTTGAAGGGTAAGAAGTTGATTATTGCCTGTGCAAGGAAATTAGCTGTTATTACTTGGGCTGTGCTGTATTATAATAAACCATTTGATGCTAGCGAGTGA